A single genomic interval of Bacillus sp. es.036 harbors:
- the atpE gene encoding F0F1 ATP synthase subunit C, producing MGLLAAAIAVGLAAVGAGIGNGLIVKSTVEGIARQPELRGTLQTTMFIGIALVEALPIIAVVIAFIVMGQ from the coding sequence ATGGGTTTATTAGCAGCTGCAATTGCAGTAGGTTTAGCGGCAGTAGGTGCCGGGATTGGTAACGGTCTTATCGTAAAGAGTACAGTTGAGGGAATTGCTCGTCAGCCAGAACTTCGTGGTACGCTTCAAACAACAATGTTTATCGGTATTGCACTAGTTGAGGCACTTCCAATTATTGCGGTCGTTATTGCATTTATCGTAATGGGTCAATAA
- the atpB gene encoding F0F1 ATP synthase subunit A has product MEHHAPTTEFLGMTFNLSNVLMITIASAIVFILAVVTTRSLAMRPTGLQNFIEWVMDFVKGLIGSTMDWKTGGRFLFLGMTLLMYIFVSNMLGLPFAIAVDSELWWKSPTADPTITLTLATMVVLLTHYYGIKMKGAKEYGRGFVSPLKFLFPFKIIEEFSNTLTLGLRLYGNIYAGEILLGLLAGLGGAGIAGALGAFLPMLLWQGFSIFVGTIQAFIFTMLTMVYMAHKVADDH; this is encoded by the coding sequence TTGGAACATCATGCACCTACAACTGAATTTTTAGGAATGACTTTCAATCTATCCAATGTCTTGATGATCACGATTGCTTCTGCCATTGTATTCATTCTTGCAGTAGTGACAACTCGCTCCTTAGCGATGCGACCTACGGGATTGCAGAACTTCATTGAGTGGGTAATGGACTTTGTTAAAGGACTTATTGGAAGCACAATGGATTGGAAAACTGGTGGACGCTTCCTGTTTCTTGGGATGACGCTACTCATGTATATCTTTGTATCAAACATGCTGGGGCTACCGTTCGCCATTGCCGTCGATTCTGAACTTTGGTGGAAGTCTCCAACTGCAGATCCAACGATCACGCTAACCTTAGCAACGATGGTCGTGTTGTTAACACATTATTACGGTATTAAGATGAAAGGTGCGAAGGAGTACGGAAGAGGATTTGTAAGTCCACTGAAATTCCTATTTCCTTTTAAAATTATTGAAGAATTCTCGAACACCTTAACTCTTGGCCTTCGTCTTTATGGTAATATCTACGCTGGTGAAATTCTGCTTGGACTTCTCGCAGGACTCGGTGGCGCAGGAATTGCTGGAGCGCTTGGAGCCTTTCTTCCTATGCTGTTATGGCAAGGATTTAGTATCTTTGTCGGTACAATTCAGGCGTTTATCTTTACAATGCTAACAATGGTTTACATGGCGCATAAAGTGGCAGACGACCATTAA
- a CDS encoding F0F1 ATP synthase subunit gamma — MASLRDIKSRITSTKKTKQITKAMQMVSAAKLNRAEMNAKSFVPYMEKIQEVVGSIANGSSGGSHPMLESREVKKTGYVVITSDRGLAGAYNSSVLRHVYRTINERHNSTDEYAIIVAGKVGLSFFKKRGMPVVESIVGLSDQPAFADIKDIASRTVGMFEDGAFDELYLYYNHYVSAIQQDLTERKLLPLTDIETGGGKSLASYEYEPSEEEILEILLPQYAESLIYGALLDAKAAEHASRMTAMRSATDNADDLIGDLTLSYNRARQASITQELTEIVSGAAALE; from the coding sequence ATGGCATCTTTACGCGATATTAAGTCGAGAATTACATCGACGAAGAAAACAAAGCAGATTACAAAAGCAATGCAGATGGTTTCGGCTGCGAAATTGAACCGTGCTGAAATGAATGCCAAGTCATTCGTTCCATATATGGAGAAAATTCAAGAAGTTGTTGGAAGCATTGCAAATGGATCGAGCGGCGGAAGTCATCCGATGTTAGAAAGCCGTGAAGTGAAGAAAACGGGCTATGTGGTGATCACATCCGACCGTGGACTTGCTGGGGCATACAATAGCTCGGTACTACGTCATGTGTATAGAACAATTAATGAGCGTCATAACTCAACTGATGAGTACGCGATTATCGTAGCTGGTAAAGTAGGACTTTCCTTCTTTAAAAAGCGCGGAATGCCTGTTGTCGAAAGTATCGTTGGTCTTTCTGATCAGCCTGCTTTTGCAGACATTAAAGACATTGCGTCTCGAACAGTAGGTATGTTTGAAGACGGAGCTTTCGATGAGCTTTATCTTTATTACAACCACTATGTAAGTGCCATTCAGCAAGATTTAACGGAGAGAAAACTTCTTCCGTTAACGGATATTGAGACAGGTGGAGGCAAATCACTGGCAAGCTACGAGTATGAGCCATCAGAAGAAGAAATTCTTGAGATCCTCCTTCCTCAATATGCTGAAAGCTTGATCTACGGAGCTCTTCTCGATGCGAAAGCAGCAGAGCACGCATCTCGTATGACAGCGATGAGAAGTGCGACAGACAATGCGGACGATCTTATCGGCGACCTTACACTTTCTTACAACCGTGCTCGTCAGGCTTCAATCACTCAGGAACTTACTGAGATTGTAAGTGGAGCGGCAGCACTCGAGTAG
- the atpF gene encoding F0F1 ATP synthase subunit B yields the protein MFNSLILGAGFAAGDILFQLVAFIVLLALLKKFAWGPLMGIMKEREQHIANEIDSAEKNRKEAEAFLNEQRDEMKRVRQEAKAMLENQKQMADQQGQEMIEAARLESERLKEAATAEIKRERESAVASLREQVASLSVMIASKVVEKELDERAQKQLIDEYLDQAGDQK from the coding sequence GTGTTCAATAGTTTAATTCTAGGAGCAGGATTTGCTGCAGGCGATATTCTTTTCCAACTTGTCGCATTTATTGTTCTTCTTGCACTACTTAAGAAGTTTGCATGGGGCCCGCTCATGGGCATCATGAAAGAACGTGAGCAGCACATTGCGAACGAAATCGACTCAGCTGAGAAGAACCGTAAAGAAGCTGAAGCATTTTTGAATGAGCAGCGCGATGAAATGAAGCGTGTTCGTCAGGAAGCGAAAGCTATGCTTGAGAATCAAAAACAAATGGCTGACCAACAAGGTCAGGAAATGATTGAAGCGGCTCGTCTTGAATCCGAGCGTTTGAAAGAAGCGGCTACTGCTGAAATCAAACGTGAACGTGAAAGTGCAGTTGCCTCTCTACGTGAACAGGTAGCTTCTTTATCTGTCATGATTGCTTCAAAAGTTGTTGAGAAGGAACTTGATGAGCGCGCACAAAAGCAGCTGATCGATGAGTATCTTGACCAGGCAGGCGATCAGAAATGA
- a CDS encoding F0F1 ATP synthase subunit epsilon, with protein sequence MNTLKVSVVTPDGPVYEGEAELVSVKAKSGELGILPGHIPLVAPLTINAVRFKNGADTHLLAVSGGFVEVRPKQVTILAESAELPSDIDVERARAAKERAEQRLDQAKQDNVDFKRAELALKRAINRLDLAGK encoded by the coding sequence ATGAATACATTGAAAGTCAGTGTAGTCACCCCTGACGGCCCGGTATACGAAGGGGAAGCTGAATTGGTCAGCGTAAAAGCAAAGAGCGGTGAGCTCGGTATTTTACCAGGACACATTCCGCTTGTTGCCCCTCTTACAATCAATGCGGTGCGTTTCAAAAATGGAGCGGATACACATTTACTGGCCGTTAGCGGTGGGTTTGTTGAAGTAAGGCCAAAGCAAGTCACGATCCTTGCTGAGTCTGCTGAATTACCTTCTGATATTGACGTGGAACGCGCACGTGCAGCGAAGGAAAGAGCGGAACAACGCTTGGATCAAGCGAAGCAAGACAATGTTGATTTCAAACGCGCTGAGCTAGCGCTTAAGCGTGCAATCAACCGCCTTGATTTGGCAGGTAAATAA
- a CDS encoding F0F1 ATP synthase subunit delta: protein MSREHAVIAKRYAGALFDIARENDNVEQIKNELTVVKDVFHQTPDLMNVLKHPKFTTAEKKNMIQTSFGSSLSTHVMNMLFTLIERKRTAIVFELVDQYETLAYEQKQTAVAKVYSVKPLTEEEQMKVSAVFAKQVGKTTLLIENVIDPTLIGGIKVRIGNRIFDGSISGKLKRMERELVSAKS, encoded by the coding sequence ATGAGTAGAGAACATGCAGTAATCGCAAAACGTTATGCCGGTGCTCTTTTTGACATCGCTCGTGAGAACGATAACGTCGAGCAAATCAAGAATGAGCTAACTGTTGTTAAAGATGTCTTTCATCAAACGCCAGATTTAATGAATGTGTTGAAACATCCAAAATTCACAACAGCTGAGAAGAAGAACATGATCCAGACTAGTTTTGGGTCGTCTCTATCCACTCACGTGATGAATATGCTTTTTACACTGATCGAACGTAAGCGTACAGCAATCGTTTTCGAACTTGTTGATCAATATGAAACACTCGCTTATGAACAAAAGCAAACAGCAGTAGCGAAAGTTTATTCTGTGAAGCCTCTAACGGAAGAGGAGCAGATGAAGGTCTCTGCAGTATTTGCGAAACAAGTAGGCAAAACAACGCTTCTGATCGAGAATGTGATCGATCCTACTTTAATCGGTGGTATTAAAGTACGTATTGGTAATCGCATTTTTGACGGTAGCATTAGCGGAAAACTTAAACGCATGGAACGAGAATTAGTTTCAGCGAAGAGCTAG
- the atpA gene encoding F0F1 ATP synthase subunit alpha, with protein MSINAEEISALIKQQIANYQTDIKVDDVGTVIQIGDGIARAHGLDNVMAGELVEFSNGVMGMAQNLEESNVGIIILGPYTEIREGDEVRRTGRIMEVPVGEELLGRVVNPLGQPVDGQGPLGTTKTRPIESPAPGVMDRKSVHEPLQTGIKAIDSLIPIGRGQRELIIGDRQTGKTSIAIDTILNQKDEDMICIYVAIGQKESTVRGVVETLRKQGALDYTIVVTAGASQPSPLLFLAPYAGVTMGEEFMYNGKHVLVVYDDLTKQASAYRELSLLLRRPPGREAYPGDVFYLHSRLLERAAKLSDAKGAGSLTALPFIETQAGDVSAYIPTNVISITDGQIFLQSDLFFSGVRPAVNAGLSVSRVGGSAQIKAMKKVAGTLRLDLASYRELEAFAQFGSDLDKATQAKLNRGARTVEVLKQGLNKPLAVEKQVAILYALTRGFLDDIPVTDIQRFESEMMTWIEHNKKDIFNTIRETKALPDEKEFNGAIEEFKKSFAVSE; from the coding sequence ATGAGCATCAATGCTGAAGAAATCAGTGCGCTGATCAAGCAGCAAATCGCAAATTATCAAACTGATATTAAAGTTGATGATGTTGGTACCGTTATCCAGATTGGTGATGGTATTGCTCGTGCCCACGGTCTCGATAACGTGATGGCAGGAGAGCTTGTTGAATTTTCAAACGGTGTTATGGGTATGGCTCAGAACCTAGAGGAGAGCAACGTTGGTATCATTATCCTTGGACCATACACTGAAATTCGTGAAGGCGATGAAGTACGTCGTACTGGACGCATCATGGAAGTTCCAGTCGGTGAAGAACTTCTTGGCCGTGTTGTAAACCCTCTTGGACAACCTGTTGATGGACAGGGCCCACTAGGTACAACAAAAACTCGTCCGATCGAAAGTCCGGCACCAGGGGTTATGGATCGTAAATCAGTACATGAGCCACTTCAAACAGGAATCAAAGCAATTGACTCTCTTATTCCAATCGGACGCGGACAGCGTGAGCTAATCATCGGTGACCGTCAGACTGGTAAGACTTCGATTGCAATCGATACAATCCTAAACCAAAAAGACGAAGATATGATCTGTATCTACGTTGCAATTGGTCAGAAAGAATCTACGGTACGTGGCGTTGTTGAAACGCTTCGTAAGCAGGGTGCCCTTGATTACACAATCGTTGTAACGGCAGGCGCATCTCAGCCTTCTCCACTTCTTTTCCTTGCACCATATGCTGGTGTAACAATGGGTGAAGAATTCATGTATAACGGCAAGCACGTTCTTGTTGTATACGATGATTTAACAAAGCAGGCTTCTGCATACCGTGAACTTTCCCTACTACTTCGTCGTCCTCCAGGTCGTGAAGCATATCCAGGGGATGTATTCTATCTTCACTCACGCCTTCTTGAGCGTGCAGCGAAGCTTAGTGATGCAAAAGGAGCAGGTTCACTAACTGCCCTTCCGTTTATCGAAACTCAAGCTGGCGACGTATCAGCTTATATCCCAACTAACGTTATCTCCATCACTGATGGACAGATCTTCCTACAATCTGATCTCTTCTTCTCGGGTGTACGTCCAGCGGTTAACGCCGGTCTTTCCGTATCCCGTGTAGGTGGTTCCGCTCAGATTAAAGCGATGAAGAAGGTTGCCGGTACACTACGTCTTGACCTTGCATCATACCGTGAGCTAGAAGCATTTGCTCAGTTCGGATCTGATCTTGATAAAGCAACACAAGCGAAGCTGAACCGCGGTGCTCGTACGGTTGAAGTTCTTAAGCAGGGGCTAAACAAGCCACTTGCTGTTGAGAAGCAGGTTGCGATTCTTTACGCTCTAACTCGTGGATTCCTTGACGATATCCCTGTTACCGATATCCAGCGTTTTGAATCTGAAATGATGACATGGATCGAACACAATAAGAAAGACATTTTCAATACAATTCGTGAAACAAAAGCTCTTCCTGATGAAAAAGAATTCAACGGTGCAATCGAAGAATTCAAAAAGAGCTTCGCAGTATCTGAATAA
- a CDS encoding YbgA family protein, whose product MSDKRIRTLTEKLWARNKYTVMAKGYEHYKNIGDSLKKAQSPEELLYVYDLLKETLTLPYTKKGMRTTLQHMWGYFKKRATSEEKDEFIAAMNKQLSDLDPLTDHNIELFRMQLWKLLETYPSDYLLQSSFVQPQRKWNEVYDQKQMRIVSREDYLESSEK is encoded by the coding sequence ATGAGCGATAAACGAATTCGAACGCTGACAGAAAAGCTGTGGGCAAGAAATAAATATACGGTGATGGCCAAAGGCTATGAGCATTACAAAAACATAGGAGACTCATTAAAAAAAGCGCAATCTCCTGAAGAACTGCTTTACGTCTATGACTTACTAAAAGAAACCTTAACTCTTCCCTATACTAAAAAAGGTATGCGGACAACACTCCAACATATGTGGGGCTATTTCAAAAAAAGAGCAACAAGTGAGGAGAAAGATGAATTTATCGCCGCTATGAATAAGCAACTATCTGATTTAGATCCCTTAACCGATCACAACATTGAACTGTTTCGTATGCAGCTTTGGAAGCTACTCGAAACCTATCCGTCTGATTATTTGTTACAAAGCAGCTTTGTTCAACCACAGAGGAAATGGAATGAAGTGTATGATCAAAAACAGATGCGGATTGTTTCAAGAGAAGATTATCTAGAAAGCAGTGAAAAATAA
- a CDS encoding DUF1697 domain-containing protein, which translates to MTTYVGLLRGINVGGKNKINMSELRDALSNEGFQHVKTYIQSGNVLFQSEESEVLLRKKMEEIIRKQFELKVPIVLRTAVEWKNLIENCPFHDQQISKAQKTAIGESLYVAMVAEPLLADDVKKLLTYSSETEECEIRGREIYLLFHESIRNSKLAAFITRSNEYATVRNWKTINKMNSLLPNV; encoded by the coding sequence ATGACAACCTATGTCGGATTATTAAGGGGCATTAACGTCGGCGGTAAAAATAAAATCAACATGTCCGAATTGCGCGATGCCCTTTCAAATGAAGGGTTTCAGCATGTGAAAACGTATATTCAAAGTGGGAACGTCTTGTTTCAATCAGAAGAATCTGAAGTCCTTTTAAGAAAAAAGATGGAAGAGATTATTCGTAAACAGTTTGAATTAAAGGTCCCCATCGTTTTAAGGACCGCTGTAGAGTGGAAGAACTTGATCGAAAACTGTCCTTTTCATGACCAACAAATTTCAAAAGCGCAGAAAACAGCGATTGGAGAAAGTCTTTATGTGGCAATGGTAGCAGAACCTCTCTTAGCGGATGACGTAAAGAAGCTTCTTACCTATTCATCTGAAACCGAAGAATGTGAGATTAGAGGTAGGGAAATTTATTTACTGTTTCATGAGAGCATTCGAAATTCAAAACTTGCGGCCTTCATCACTCGGTCTAATGAGTATGCGACCGTACGAAATTGGAAAACGATTAACAAAATGAATAGCTTACTACCGAATGTATAG
- the atpD gene encoding F0F1 ATP synthase subunit beta — MNKGYITQVMGPVVDVKFESGKLPEIYNALKVNYIAQTGAEESIELTLEVALHLGDNSVRTVAMGSTDGLVRGVETLDTGAPISVPVGDITLGRVFNVLGEKIDLNEEIGEVRRDPIHRLAPVFDELSTTTDILETGIKVVDLLAPYVKGGKIGLFGGAGVGKTVLIQELINNIAQEHGGISVFAGVGERTREGNDLYYEMTDSGVIKKTAMVFGQMNEPPGARMRVALSGLTMAEYFRDEQGQDVLLFIDNIYRFTQAGSEVSALLGRMPSAVGYQPTLATEMGQLQERITSTNKGSVTSIQAIYVPADDYTDPAPATTFAHLDATTNLERKLSEQGIYPAVDPLASTSRALSPEIVGDEHYNTAREVQQTLQRYKELQDIIAILGMDELSDEDKLTVSRARRIQFFLSQNFHVAEQFTGQKGSYVPVKETIKGFKEILDGKHDDIPEDAFRLVGTIEEVVEKAKQMA, encoded by the coding sequence ATGAACAAGGGATACATTACCCAGGTTATGGGTCCGGTTGTAGACGTTAAGTTTGAGAGCGGCAAGCTCCCAGAAATCTACAACGCCCTTAAAGTTAACTATATCGCTCAAACTGGTGCTGAAGAGAGCATCGAATTGACGCTTGAAGTCGCGCTTCACCTTGGCGATAACTCTGTTCGTACCGTAGCAATGGGTTCAACAGACGGACTTGTACGTGGAGTTGAAACACTCGATACAGGTGCACCAATCTCCGTTCCAGTTGGAGATATCACACTAGGACGTGTATTTAACGTACTAGGTGAGAAAATCGACCTTAATGAAGAGATCGGCGAAGTTCGCCGTGATCCGATTCACCGTCTTGCACCGGTATTCGATGAACTTTCAACAACTACTGATATTCTTGAAACAGGAATTAAAGTAGTAGATCTTCTTGCACCATACGTTAAAGGTGGTAAGATCGGTCTCTTCGGTGGTGCCGGTGTAGGTAAAACGGTACTGATCCAGGAACTGATCAACAACATCGCACAAGAGCACGGCGGTATTTCTGTATTCGCTGGTGTTGGTGAACGTACGCGTGAAGGTAATGACCTTTACTACGAGATGACTGATTCTGGCGTTATTAAGAAAACAGCAATGGTATTCGGTCAGATGAACGAACCACCAGGTGCACGTATGCGTGTTGCCCTTTCAGGTCTTACAATGGCAGAATACTTCCGTGATGAGCAAGGACAAGACGTTCTTCTCTTTATCGATAACATCTACCGCTTTACACAAGCTGGTTCAGAGGTATCGGCATTGCTTGGTCGTATGCCATCAGCAGTAGGTTACCAGCCTACACTTGCTACTGAGATGGGTCAACTTCAAGAGCGTATTACGTCAACTAACAAAGGTTCTGTTACTTCAATCCAGGCAATCTACGTACCAGCCGATGACTATACTGACCCGGCTCCGGCAACGACGTTTGCTCACCTTGATGCAACAACGAACCTTGAACGTAAATTATCTGAACAAGGTATCTACCCAGCGGTGGATCCACTTGCTTCAACTTCTCGTGCGCTTTCTCCTGAAATCGTTGGAGATGAGCACTACAACACTGCGCGTGAAGTGCAACAAACACTTCAGCGCTACAAAGAGCTTCAAGACATCATCGCAATTCTTGGTATGGATGAGCTTTCTGATGAAGATAAGCTAACTGTTTCTCGCGCTCGTCGCATTCAGTTCTTCCTTTCTCAGAACTTCCACGTAGCTGAACAGTTTACTGGACAAAAAGGTTCATACGTACCAGTTAAAGAAACAATCAAAGGATTCAAAGAAATCCTTGATGGTAAACACGATGATATTCCAGAGGACGCATTCCGTCTTGTTGGGACAATTGAAGAAGTAGTAGAGAAAGCGAAACAAATGGCGTAA